One Bacteroidota bacterium genomic window carries:
- a CDS encoding SpoIIE family protein phosphatase, translating to MDFKAKIITGLLLLFSFLYLGCSDHEHQSGDKKMHEHQHAFDDHTFSDIFVGAEQETIVCYKKTHRNSFYFTMFLLFTIAGVSFNQYRIKKKSAIELTKSNKIIEEKNRDILASIHYAKYLQEAILPPNKLVKEYLQESFIMYKPKDIVAGDFYWVEKCDKNIYFAAADCTGHGVPGAMVSVVCSNALNRTMKEYGLTDPGKILDKVREIVISTFERSEREVKDGMDISLCALQGNKLHWAGANNPLWISRNNAIIEIKADKQPIGKYAVNKMFTTHSIELQKNDSLYIFTDGFADQFGGEHGKKFKSANFKKLLLSIQNKSMQEQNEILNSTFEKWKGILEQVDDVCVIGVKV from the coding sequence GTGGATTTTAAAGCTAAAATAATTACAGGATTACTTCTCCTGTTTTCCTTTCTGTATTTGGGTTGTTCTGACCACGAGCACCAGTCAGGAGATAAAAAAATGCATGAACACCAGCATGCTTTTGATGATCATACATTTTCTGATATTTTCGTAGGCGCTGAGCAAGAAACAATAGTTTGTTATAAAAAAACCCACCGGAATAGTTTTTATTTCACCATGTTTTTGTTATTCACAATTGCGGGTGTTTCATTCAATCAATACCGAATTAAAAAAAAATCTGCAATTGAATTAACTAAAAGCAACAAGATTATTGAAGAAAAAAACAGGGATATTCTTGCCAGTATTCATTATGCAAAATACTTGCAGGAGGCCATACTTCCACCTAATAAATTGGTAAAGGAATATTTGCAGGAATCCTTCATCATGTATAAACCAAAGGATATTGTAGCGGGTGATTTTTATTGGGTAGAAAAATGCGATAAAAATATTTATTTTGCTGCGGCTGATTGTACTGGTCATGGGGTTCCAGGGGCAATGGTTAGTGTTGTTTGTTCAAATGCACTTAACCGGACAATGAAAGAATATGGACTTACAGATCCAGGTAAGATTCTGGATAAAGTTCGTGAAATTGTGATTTCTACTTTTGAAAGGTCTGAGCGTGAGGTAAAGGATGGAATGGATATTTCCCTTTGTGCATTGCAAGGCAATAAGCTTCATTGGGCAGGGGCTAACAATCCTCTTTGGATTAGCCGCAACAATGCTATTATAGAAATTAAAGCAGACAAACAGCCAATTGGTAAATATGCGGTCAATAAAATGTTTACTACACACAGTATAGAACTCCAGAAAAATGACAGCCTGTATATTTTTACCGATGGCTTTGCCGATCAGTTTGGTGGAGAGCATGGCAAAAAATTCAAATCAGCAAATTTTAAAAAATTGTTGCTTTCAATTCAAAATAAATCCATGCAGGAACAAAATGAAATTTTAAATTCTACATTTGAGAAGTGGAAAGGTATTCTTGAACAAGTGGATGATGTATGTGTGATTGGCGTGAAAGTTTAA
- a CDS encoding SpoIIE family protein phosphatase, with protein MGIVKEAHTINENVTEEKNFFIFYKPKDIVSGDFYHALSHFHKELNKEIFYLCTADCTGHGVPGALMSMISISRLNESIIEKQLVHPDEILNYTRDGIIASLNPEGSTEESKDGMDCVLCAYDFENKTLEFAAANNPLWLIRNNQLIEYKADKMPVGKYAGEMRPYTLQKTDLQKGDLIYTFTDGFPDQFGGENGKKFKSANFKKLLLSIVHYSMEKQKEILNDTFENWKGNLEQVDDVCIIGVKV; from the coding sequence ATGGGAATAGTGAAAGAGGCACATACAATAAATGAAAATGTAACAGAAGAAAAAAACTTTTTCATTTTTTATAAACCAAAAGACATTGTTAGCGGGGATTTTTACCATGCCTTATCTCATTTTCATAAAGAGTTAAACAAAGAAATTTTCTATTTGTGTACGGCCGATTGCACTGGTCATGGAGTTCCGGGGGCACTTATGAGTATGATCAGTATTTCCAGACTCAATGAATCTATTATTGAAAAACAGCTTGTTCATCCTGATGAAATTCTAAATTATACCAGGGATGGTATTATTGCTTCGCTAAATCCTGAAGGTAGTACAGAAGAAAGCAAAGATGGTATGGATTGTGTTTTGTGCGCCTATGATTTTGAAAATAAGACCCTAGAATTTGCAGCAGCAAATAACCCCTTATGGCTCATCCGTAACAACCAACTAATAGAATACAAAGCAGATAAAATGCCTGTAGGGAAATATGCAGGAGAAATGCGCCCATATACTTTACAAAAAACAGACCTTCAAAAGGGTGATTTAATTTATACTTTCACTGATGGTTTTCCTGATCAGTTTGGAGGGGAGAATGGCAAAAAATTCAAATCAGCAAATTTTAAAAAATTACTGCTTTCCATAGTACATTATTCAATGGAAAAACAAAAAGAAATCTTAAATGATACCTTTGAAAACTGGAAAGGTAATTTGGAACAGGTAGATGATGTATGCATCATTGGTGTGAAGGTTTAA